Proteins from one Chromatiales bacterium genomic window:
- a CDS encoding tetratricopeptide repeat protein, translating into MSVWGIAAGRVIGTLPGRLLTTMMALCSATQAVNGMPVDDPQLATLRDGIEHAWNRRDLQAIEAGRQAILELGSTAEATTSRQDLAIYLGAYVRLRQSQLVGDRKEQARNYLEDCITALQALLERRKDDAEARALLGSCYGASTRYHFLGAMWRGLEAGRQISAAVERAPDNAWVVFQDGVSDYEKPMIVGGSKKRALGKLRRAARLFAGSRSPGSAQPVWGEAETWLYIGRAHLALGETEAAREALQTALAMAPDNQDIREALQTLP; encoded by the coding sequence GTGAGTGTCTGGGGCATCGCCGCCGGACGGGTCATCGGCACGCTACCGGGACGCCTGCTGACCACCATGATGGCGCTCTGCTCTGCCACTCAGGCAGTAAATGGCATGCCGGTCGACGACCCTCAACTGGCCACTCTGCGCGATGGCATCGAGCACGCCTGGAACCGGCGCGACCTGCAGGCCATCGAAGCGGGGCGGCAGGCGATCCTTGAACTCGGGAGTACCGCGGAAGCCACGACATCCCGGCAGGACCTCGCGATTTATCTGGGCGCCTATGTCCGGCTTCGTCAGTCGCAGCTGGTCGGCGACCGAAAGGAGCAGGCGCGCAACTACCTTGAGGATTGCATTACCGCACTGCAAGCGCTGTTGGAGCGTCGCAAGGATGATGCCGAAGCCAGGGCGCTGCTCGGCTCCTGCTACGGCGCCAGCACCCGATATCATTTCCTGGGCGCAATGTGGCGGGGGCTCGAGGCAGGCCGGCAAATCAGCGCCGCAGTCGAACGGGCACCGGACAACGCCTGGGTCGTGTTCCAGGACGGTGTCAGCGATTACGAAAAACCGATGATTGTCGGTGGCAGCAAGAAGCGGGCGCTCGGCAAGCTGCGGCGGGCCGCAAGGCTGTTTGCCGGATCCCGGTCACCGGGCTCGGCGCAGCCCGTCTGGGGTGAGGCCGAGACGTGGTTGTATATCGGTCGCGCACATCTGGCCCTCGGTGAAACCGAAGCGGCACGCGAGGCACTGCAGACCGCGCTGGCGATGGCGCCAGACAATCAGGATATTCGCGAGGCGCTGCAAACCCTGCCTTAG
- a CDS encoding cytochrome c: MKSTIIIATAVAVLGLSLGASAADQNAADKAKTLCAGCHGPNGISVNPLWPNLAGQKAAYIEKAISDYKTGLRSEPTMSAIAATLNDSELASLGAYYAALPPGG; this comes from the coding sequence GTGAAATCGACAATCATCATCGCAACGGCAGTCGCTGTACTCGGCTTGAGCCTTGGCGCTTCAGCTGCGGACCAGAATGCGGCAGACAAGGCGAAGACTCTCTGCGCCGGTTGCCATGGCCCGAACGGCATCAGCGTTAATCCGCTCTGGCCGAACCTTGCCGGCCAGAAGGCCGCCTACATCGAAAAGGCCATAAGTGACTACAAGACGGGTCTGCGCAGTGAGCCGACGATGTCGGCGATTGCCGCTACGCTGAATGACTCGGAACTCGCTTCGCTGGGTGCGTACTACGCCGCACTGCCGCCGGGCGGCTGA
- a CDS encoding cbb3-type cytochrome c oxidase subunit I yields the protein MSTAKLTGSVPLSGGQRLAVKYFVVAVALFGAQILFGLLAGFQFLNPDFLYGVVDFSVNRTVHINAMVVWMLFGFIGSIYWLIEEESGTEVVGLKLGNLGFWLFTIAVAIVVAVYLFVQTGPGDLQSIWLINEGREYIEAPRWADIGIVVCVLIFFYNIAATFMKGRWTGIGGVLVLDLVAVAGMYLTGMFYTDNLSMDQFWWWWVIHLWVEATWEVLVGCIMAWGLIKTLGARRQIVTTWLYIEVAMMLGSGILGLGHHYFWIGTPEYWLTVGGFFSALEPVPLVAMVVHAVYDSGVHRFKSPNHPALAWLIAHAFGNFFGAGVWGFMHTLPQVNVYTHGTQWSASHGHFAFFGAYATMNIAVFYLAVQKWRGNVNFGGGLVDNGWKWKWSLGLLNGGVLGMVMALLVSGYDQVFIERALEGATWAGFFKAQHNAWYLQGMWWRQIFGYMTAAGFLLLVWDLMTIGVRETRPAVFHTEVAEHAA from the coding sequence ATGAGTACCGCCAAGCTCACAGGCAGTGTCCCCCTCAGCGGAGGCCAGCGGCTTGCCGTCAAGTATTTTGTAGTCGCCGTAGCGCTGTTCGGTGCACAGATCCTGTTTGGACTGCTGGCCGGTTTCCAGTTCCTGAATCCCGACTTCCTCTATGGTGTGGTGGATTTCAGCGTCAACCGCACCGTTCACATCAACGCCATGGTCGTATGGATGTTGTTCGGCTTCATCGGCAGCATCTACTGGCTGATCGAGGAAGAGTCCGGTACCGAGGTTGTCGGTCTGAAGCTGGGTAATCTCGGCTTCTGGCTGTTTACGATCGCGGTCGCCATCGTGGTGGCGGTATACCTCTTCGTGCAGACGGGCCCCGGCGACCTCCAGAGTATCTGGTTGATCAACGAGGGGCGTGAGTACATCGAGGCACCGCGCTGGGCAGACATCGGCATCGTGGTTTGCGTGCTGATCTTCTTCTACAACATTGCTGCGACCTTCATGAAGGGCCGCTGGACCGGAATTGGCGGCGTCCTGGTGCTTGACCTTGTAGCCGTTGCCGGCATGTACCTCACCGGCATGTTCTATACCGACAACCTGTCCATGGACCAGTTCTGGTGGTGGTGGGTCATTCACCTCTGGGTCGAAGCGACCTGGGAAGTGCTGGTCGGTTGCATCATGGCATGGGGTCTGATCAAGACGCTCGGCGCACGCCGGCAGATCGTGACCACCTGGCTGTACATCGAAGTCGCGATGATGCTTGGCTCCGGTATTCTCGGTCTCGGCCATCACTACTTCTGGATTGGCACGCCCGAGTACTGGCTGACCGTCGGCGGCTTCTTCTCGGCCCTCGAACCGGTACCGCTGGTGGCGATGGTCGTGCATGCGGTCTATGACTCCGGTGTGCATCGCTTCAAGAGCCCCAATCATCCGGCGCTTGCCTGGCTGATTGCCCACGCCTTTGGCAACTTCTTTGGTGCGGGCGTCTGGGGCTTCATGCACACACTGCCGCAGGTCAACGTCTATACACACGGTACCCAGTGGTCTGCATCGCATGGACACTTCGCGTTCTTCGGCGCATACGCGACGATGAACATCGCGGTGTTCTACCTTGCCGTGCAGAAGTGGCGCGGTAACGTGAACTTCGGTGGCGGTCTGGTCGATAACGGCTGGAAGTGGAAGTGGTCGCTTGGCCTGCTCAACGGTGGCGTGCTTGGCATGGTCATGGCGTTGCTGGTTTCCGGTTATGACCAGGTGTTCATCGAGCGCGCGCTTGAGGGTGCAACCTGGGCGGGTTTCTTCAAGGCGCAGCACAACGCCTGGTATCTGCAGGGCATGTGGTGGCGCCAGATCTTCGGCTACATGACGGCAGCCGGCTTCCTGTTGCTGGTGTGGGATCTCATGACCATCGGCGTGCGCGAGACGCGCCCCGCGGTATTCCACACTGAAGTTGCAGAACACGCTGCCTAA
- a CDS encoding cytochrome c: MSNVPWWASEDLWRKTAIWVTAGMAIVLIVLTFDTVAVITAGHSRVPAFEVINKRIYYRMNTQREFQEPVIGADAPLFGKMLSPEEAEAMVSHGKMTLQARNCTACHTILGNGAYYAPDLTKAWLDPGWAGESAREMLMVKFLMDPTTNARGYGGKRRMPNLHLTEDEAKAVVAFLKWTSAIDTTGFPRNFTPIAQEGDR, encoded by the coding sequence ATGAGTAATGTGCCCTGGTGGGCGAGCGAGGATTTGTGGCGCAAGACAGCGATCTGGGTGACCGCTGGCATGGCCATTGTCCTTATCGTGCTGACCTTCGATACGGTTGCCGTGATCACCGCCGGTCACTCACGTGTGCCCGCATTCGAGGTGATCAACAAGCGCATCTATTACCGCATGAATACGCAGCGCGAGTTCCAGGAGCCGGTCATCGGTGCGGATGCCCCGCTGTTTGGCAAGATGCTGTCACCGGAAGAAGCCGAGGCCATGGTGAGTCACGGCAAGATGACCTTGCAGGCCAGAAACTGCACCGCCTGTCACACCATCCTGGGTAACGGTGCCTACTACGCACCCGATCTCACCAAGGCCTGGCTGGATCCGGGCTGGGCCGGCGAAAGCGCCCGCGAGATGCTGATGGTCAAGTTCCTGATGGATCCAACTACCAATGCCCGCGGTTACGGTGGCAAGCGCCGTATGCCGAATCTCCACCTCACCGAAGATGAGGCCAAGGCAGTCGTGGCGTTCCTCAAGTGGACCTCTGCCATCGACACCACCGGTTTCCCACGGAACTTTACACCCATTGCACAGGAGGGCGATCGATGA
- a CDS encoding YebC/PmpR family DNA-binding transcriptional regulator has protein sequence MGRIFETRKHVMFARWNRMAKQFTRIGKDITIAVRNGGPDPDNNPALRRVIQNARAVNMPKDKVESAIKRASGKDVTNYEEVIYEGYAPHGVAVLVQTATDNPTRTVGNIRNVFNKNGGNLGTSGSVSFMFRRMGVFRLDPAGIDQDDLELYLIDHGLDEMGEGSGEKDEPQLVIRCNFPDFGQLQKGLEDRNLTPLSAEQEYICTTPTELPEDQAREVLEFIDKLEQDEDVQKVFHTLV, from the coding sequence ATGGGACGCATATTTGAAACCAGAAAACACGTGATGTTCGCCCGCTGGAACCGCATGGCGAAGCAGTTTACGCGGATCGGCAAGGACATCACTATCGCCGTGCGCAACGGCGGGCCGGACCCGGACAACAATCCGGCGCTGCGTCGGGTGATCCAGAATGCCCGCGCAGTCAACATGCCGAAGGACAAGGTCGAGAGCGCGATCAAGCGCGCATCCGGCAAGGATGTCACCAACTACGAAGAAGTCATCTATGAGGGTTATGCGCCGCATGGCGTGGCGGTACTGGTACAGACCGCAACCGACAATCCGACGCGCACGGTCGGCAACATCCGCAATGTATTCAACAAGAACGGCGGCAACCTCGGCACCTCCGGCAGCGTCAGCTTCATGTTCCGGCGCATGGGGGTGTTCCGGCTGGATCCGGCTGGTATCGACCAGGACGATCTCGAGCTGTATCTGATCGATCACGGCCTCGACGAGATGGGTGAGGGCAGTGGTGAGAAGGATGAGCCACAACTGGTGATCCGCTGCAATTTTCCGGATTTCGGCCAGTTGCAGAAGGGCCTCGAAGACCGCAATCTCACGCCGCTTTCCGCCGAGCAGGAATATATCTGTACGACGCCCACCGAACTCCCGGAAGACCAGGCGCGGGAAGTCCTTGAGTTCATTGACAAGCTTGAGCAGGACGAGGACGTACAGAAGGTCTTCCATACGCTGGTGTAG
- a CDS encoding 23S rRNA (adenine(2030)-N(6))-methyltransferase RlmJ, translated as MLSYQHEYHCGNHADVLKHSILALTVRALQRKDKPLRVIDAHAGSGIYDLGSAEAQRNAEFRTGISRVMAAASPPLELEPYLAAVRALNPDANTLRRYPGSPQIACHLLRPQDHLELLELHPQALALLRRSFGHDARVHIHDRDSYEGLPGLVPPPERRGLVLMDPSYEVRQERAAVLDTLSAGHARWPGGTWLVWYPLLRDPHTARLPAKLTATGMRKIFRAELQVESEGHMGLRGSGMLIINPPYGLDTALGNLLPWLWEQLANDARGGWIAEWLVGE; from the coding sequence ATGCTGAGCTACCAACATGAATATCACTGCGGCAACCACGCCGATGTCCTGAAGCATTCGATTCTGGCGCTGACGGTCCGGGCCCTGCAGCGCAAGGACAAGCCACTGCGTGTCATCGATGCCCACGCCGGTTCAGGGATTTACGATCTGGGCAGCGCCGAAGCACAACGCAATGCCGAATTCCGGACCGGCATCAGTCGCGTAATGGCAGCTGCGTCGCCGCCACTGGAACTCGAACCATATCTGGCCGCGGTTCGCGCCCTGAACCCGGATGCAAATACACTCCGCCGTTATCCCGGCTCGCCGCAGATTGCCTGCCATCTGCTGCGGCCACAGGATCACCTTGAACTGCTGGAACTCCATCCGCAGGCACTCGCGCTCCTGCGCCGCAGTTTCGGCCATGACGCACGGGTGCATATACACGACCGGGACAGCTACGAGGGGCTGCCAGGGCTGGTGCCACCACCGGAGCGGCGTGGACTGGTGCTCATGGATCCTTCCTACGAAGTCAGACAGGAGCGGGCAGCGGTCCTCGACACCCTGTCAGCCGGTCATGCGCGCTGGCCGGGTGGCACCTGGCTGGTCTGGTATCCGCTGCTGCGTGATCCGCACACTGCCCGATTGCCGGCAAAACTGACCGCCACCGGGATGCGCAAGATCTTTCGTGCCGAACTGCAGGTGGAATCCGAGGGTCATATGGGGCTGCGCGGCTCGGGGATGCTGATCATCAACCCGCCGTACGGACTGGATACCGCACTCGGGAACCTGCTCCCCTGGCTCTGGGAACAGCTGGCCAACGATGCCCGCGGCGGCTGGATCGCTGAATGGCTGGTCGGTGAATAG
- a CDS encoding glutathione peroxidase has translation MTANREGQPVPEVTFHTRQGAEWVDRTSKEIFANRTVIVFSLPGAFTPTCSSTHVPRYNQFAPAFHKAGVDEIICMSVNDAFVMNEWQEDQHADDITFIPDGNGEFTEKMGLLVDKNDIGFGRRSWRYSMLVRNGIIEKMFIEPQEPGDPFKVSDADTMLGYLAPNAEKPLDVTLFSRKGCPHCARAKKALSGAGIRFEELVLNKEYTDTTLRAVAGSTSVPQVFINGKHIGGADATEAWLKSRKA, from the coding sequence ATGACTGCCAATCGTGAAGGCCAGCCCGTCCCCGAGGTCACCTTTCATACCCGGCAAGGGGCTGAATGGGTAGACCGCACCAGCAAGGAGATTTTCGCCAACCGGACGGTGATCGTGTTTTCGCTGCCCGGTGCCTTTACACCCACCTGTTCCTCCACCCATGTGCCGCGCTACAACCAGTTTGCGCCGGCCTTCCACAAGGCGGGCGTGGACGAGATCATCTGCATGTCGGTCAATGATGCCTTCGTGATGAACGAGTGGCAGGAAGACCAGCATGCCGACGACATCACCTTCATTCCGGACGGCAATGGCGAGTTCACTGAAAAGATGGGCCTGCTGGTCGACAAGAATGACATCGGCTTCGGTCGTCGCTCCTGGCGTTATTCCATGCTGGTGCGTAACGGCATCATCGAAAAGATGTTCATCGAGCCGCAGGAGCCGGGCGATCCCTTCAAGGTATCGGATGCCGATACGATGCTCGGCTATCTGGCGCCGAATGCGGAAAAGCCCCTCGATGTGACCTTGTTTTCCCGCAAGGGCTGCCCGCACTGTGCGCGCGCGAAGAAGGCCCTGTCCGGTGCCGGCATCCGTTTTGAGGAACTGGTGCTCAACAAGGAGTACACGGACACCACGCTGCGCGCGGTGGCGGGCTCGACTTCCGTGCCGCAGGTGTTCATAAACGGCAAGCACATCGGCGGCGCCGATGCGACCGAAGCCTGGCTCAAGAGCCGCAAGGCGTAG
- a CDS encoding ferredoxin family protein, which yields MTYVVTENCIRCKYQDCVEVCPVDCFHAGPNFLVIDPEECIDCSLCEPECPASAIHAEDDVPADMQQFLGLNRELSAVWPVITARGEVPADAATWDGVKGKLCYLDLPEKAA from the coding sequence ATGACCTATGTTGTGACCGAGAACTGCATCCGGTGCAAGTACCAGGATTGCGTGGAAGTCTGCCCCGTGGATTGTTTCCATGCGGGGCCGAATTTTCTGGTGATCGATCCCGAAGAGTGCATCGACTGCTCCCTGTGTGAGCCCGAATGCCCGGCCAGCGCCATCCATGCCGAGGATGATGTGCCGGCTGACATGCAGCAATTTCTCGGGCTCAATCGTGAACTCTCTGCCGTGTGGCCGGTGATTACCGCCCGCGGTGAGGTCCCCGCGGACGCAGCAACGTGGGATGGCGTCAAGGGCAAGCTGTGTTACCTCGACCTGCCGGAGAAAGCCGCATGA
- a CDS encoding response regulator transcription factor — protein sequence MNSGTPRLLLVDDDASLAAMLREFLELQGFSVDVLHNAEEGLARIDADPPDLLVLDVMLPGMSGFEALKELRSRHELPVVMLTARGEESERILGLMGGADDYLPKPFSPLELAARIRAILKRSHSEPPAARSGETLTAGPLCLDLRRCTLQVRGVPVAVTAAEMRVLEQLMRHPDEVLSRARLTELALDRPIEAYDRSIDTLISKLRRKLADAGVAAGCIRGLRGHGYVLDTAVIHEP from the coding sequence ATGAACTCCGGTACCCCCCGACTGTTGCTCGTCGACGACGATGCCAGCCTGGCGGCAATGCTGCGCGAATTCCTTGAGCTGCAGGGCTTCAGCGTGGACGTTTTGCATAATGCCGAAGAGGGTCTCGCGCGCATCGACGCTGACCCGCCGGACCTGCTGGTACTCGACGTCATGTTGCCCGGGATGAGCGGCTTCGAAGCGCTCAAGGAACTGCGCAGCAGGCACGAGCTGCCAGTCGTCATGTTGACTGCACGCGGCGAGGAATCCGAGCGCATCCTCGGTCTGATGGGCGGCGCTGATGACTACCTGCCCAAGCCCTTCAGTCCGCTCGAGCTGGCCGCACGGATCCGGGCCATACTCAAACGCTCGCACAGCGAGCCGCCCGCAGCCCGCTCCGGCGAGACTCTTACCGCAGGACCGCTGTGTCTCGATCTGCGCCGCTGCACCCTGCAGGTCCGCGGCGTGCCGGTAGCGGTAACGGCAGCAGAGATGCGTGTACTCGAACAGTTGATGCGCCATCCGGACGAGGTGCTGTCCCGCGCACGGCTGACAGAGCTCGCCCTCGACCGGCCGATCGAAGCCTACGACCGCAGCATCGACACCCTGATCAGCAAGCTGCGGCGCAAGCTGGCCGATGCCGGCGTTGCGGCTGGCTGTATCCGCGGCCTGCGCGGCCATGGCTATGTGCTCGATACCGCCGTCATCCACGAGCCCTGA
- a CDS encoding HAMP domain-containing histidine kinase has translation MKLPYQRLYLRMAFYIGAALLAFIGLAVASVAAVASYQLESYIATRQSSLGQTAADVLASGGRAALEKWLRTDAAVPSDVTIFILDENGDDILGRRVPPSYVNFVRHSVINAPPELANSNYRPVRLAPQLIGPDNSAYAFLPLPNRISVWGSPATAAGLLIAALLVIATVAWLIARTVGRPIGELQLAVRELALGHTEARVPSAITRRRDELGALAADFNSMADKLAALLASRQQLMGELSHELRSPLARLQAALALAEHRQSIGTAERERIEQEVRRMNLVIGDLLRFSRLDAAAAIVRRLVRLDSLLAELVRDEEIEASAHPCKLELRATPGLEMIGDPGLLRSGFENIVRNAIRHAPPDSVVEVVAKRDGKRLRVAILDRGPGVPSDLLTRIFDPYVRAPKSPDDTSGTGLGLAIARRVFEVHGGSVVATLRPGGGLTVSVELPAAELS, from the coding sequence GTGAAGCTTCCGTACCAGCGGCTGTACCTGCGCATGGCGTTCTACATCGGCGCAGCGCTGCTGGCCTTCATCGGCCTCGCCGTGGCGAGTGTTGCTGCGGTCGCCTCCTACCAGCTGGAAAGCTACATCGCGACGCGCCAGAGCAGCCTCGGCCAGACGGCGGCTGATGTACTCGCCAGCGGCGGGCGCGCGGCACTTGAAAAGTGGCTGCGCACGGATGCGGCGGTTCCATCCGATGTGACGATCTTCATTCTCGACGAGAACGGCGACGATATTCTTGGCCGGCGCGTACCGCCCTCCTATGTCAACTTCGTGCGCCACTCGGTGATCAATGCGCCGCCGGAACTGGCAAACAGCAACTACCGGCCAGTGCGGCTTGCACCGCAGCTGATCGGGCCCGACAACAGCGCCTACGCCTTTCTGCCCCTGCCCAACCGGATTTCTGTCTGGGGCAGTCCGGCGACTGCCGCCGGCCTGCTGATCGCGGCCCTGCTGGTGATTGCGACCGTCGCCTGGCTGATTGCCCGCACCGTTGGTCGCCCCATCGGCGAACTCCAGCTCGCCGTCCGTGAACTCGCACTAGGCCATACCGAAGCACGGGTGCCATCCGCGATCACCCGTCGTCGTGACGAACTGGGCGCACTCGCCGCGGACTTCAATTCCATGGCCGACAAGCTGGCTGCACTGCTGGCCAGCCGGCAGCAGCTGATGGGCGAGCTGTCCCACGAACTGCGCTCGCCGCTCGCTCGCCTGCAGGCGGCCCTGGCGCTGGCGGAGCACCGCCAGTCCATCGGCACCGCCGAACGCGAACGGATCGAGCAGGAAGTCCGGCGCATGAATCTCGTTATCGGCGATCTGCTGCGCTTCTCGCGGCTGGACGCCGCCGCGGCAATCGTGCGCCGACTGGTGCGCCTCGACAGCCTGCTGGCTGAACTGGTGCGCGACGAGGAAATAGAAGCTTCCGCGCATCCCTGCAAACTCGAGTTGCGCGCCACGCCGGGTCTGGAAATGATCGGCGACCCGGGACTGCTGCGCAGCGGTTTCGAAAACATCGTGCGCAACGCCATCCGGCATGCGCCACCCGATTCGGTCGTGGAGGTCGTGGCGAAGCGCGATGGCAAACGGCTGAGGGTTGCGATACTCGACCGCGGCCCCGGGGTTCCATCCGATCTGCTGACACGGATCTTCGATCCCTATGTGCGCGCGCCCAAGTCACCCGACGACACCAGCGGCACCGGCCTGGGCCTCGCCATCGCGCGGCGCGTGTTTGAAGTACATGGCGGCAGCGTCGTGGCGACGCTGCGGCCGGGCGGCGGACTCACGGTAAGCGTAGAGTTGCCGGCTGCAGAACTGAGTTGA
- a CDS encoding rhodanese-like domain-containing protein has protein sequence MSKSPDQKTPTGAYAGDVTARQAWSVLGADPKAVLVDVRTQIEWTLIGKPDLSGISREPVYLQWVTMQGPNPNFVDELQAALEVRKVPKDAPVYFLCQSGGRSKIAAIQCAGLGYTACYNIAEGFEGALDEYKHRNSVSGWKVAGLPWTQT, from the coding sequence ATGAGCAAATCACCCGACCAGAAGACACCGACCGGCGCATATGCCGGAGACGTCACCGCACGGCAGGCCTGGAGTGTTCTCGGCGCCGATCCGAAGGCGGTATTGGTGGATGTACGGACACAGATCGAATGGACCCTGATCGGCAAGCCGGACCTCAGCGGGATTTCACGCGAACCGGTTTACCTGCAGTGGGTGACCATGCAGGGTCCGAACCCCAACTTCGTCGATGAACTGCAGGCTGCGCTGGAAGTCCGCAAGGTACCGAAGGACGCACCCGTGTATTTTCTGTGCCAGTCCGGCGGACGTTCGAAGATCGCGGCTATCCAGTGCGCGGGACTCGGCTATACCGCCTGCTACAACATCGCCGAGGGCTTCGAGGGCGCACTCGACGAGTACAAGCACCGCAACAGCGTCAGCGGCTGGAAAGTGGCCGGGCTGCCCTGGACCCAGACCTGA
- a CDS encoding aromatic ring-hydroxylating dioxygenase subunit alpha, with protein MFINFWYPVALAKDISADKPARAQVFGLPFVVFRDQAGQARVLADTCVHRGGSLSTGLVKGGKAVCPYHGWEFGGDGKCSKVPSLGEGAKIPARAKVDAYPVQEKYGIVFAFLGDLPEAERPPLYDIPEFGTEGWKCQTYVLELNAYYQRSIENGMDPIHNEFVHPLQGAPKMALDLQRNPLPMEDIPYGSKFFLAFADKNDATTLAGDRTGERTGAAGSWYQGPNQLITWIELTATNAFHQYIFEQPLDESHTRLYFLNLRNWLLDEKHDQRVEDLTLNIVHEDMAVLQNLNPVRTPETNNKEILLPGDGAVLRYRQHLKEWQARGWRIDMRALRAQQGDVAFAIPSPARRDSGNWVLDPVPLMPTE; from the coding sequence ATGTTCATCAATTTCTGGTATCCCGTTGCCCTGGCGAAGGACATCAGCGCCGACAAGCCGGCCCGTGCACAGGTCTTTGGCCTGCCTTTCGTGGTCTTTCGCGATCAGGCCGGCCAGGCGCGCGTGCTGGCCGATACCTGCGTGCATCGTGGAGGATCGCTGAGCACGGGCCTGGTCAAGGGCGGCAAAGCCGTTTGCCCTTATCACGGCTGGGAATTTGGCGGCGATGGCAAGTGCAGCAAGGTGCCTTCACTGGGTGAAGGCGCAAAGATTCCCGCCCGTGCCAAGGTTGATGCCTATCCGGTACAGGAGAAGTACGGCATCGTGTTTGCGTTTCTTGGTGACCTGCCCGAGGCGGAACGTCCACCGCTTTACGATATCCCGGAGTTCGGTACCGAAGGCTGGAAGTGCCAGACCTATGTGCTGGAACTGAACGCCTATTACCAGCGATCCATCGAGAATGGCATGGATCCGATTCACAACGAGTTCGTGCACCCGCTCCAGGGGGCGCCAAAGATGGCGCTGGACCTGCAGCGCAATCCCTTGCCGATGGAAGATATTCCCTATGGCAGCAAGTTCTTTCTGGCCTTTGCCGACAAGAATGACGCCACCACCCTGGCGGGAGATCGAACCGGTGAGCGCACCGGCGCTGCCGGGTCCTGGTATCAGGGGCCAAACCAGCTCATCACCTGGATCGAACTGACGGCGACGAATGCCTTTCACCAGTACATTTTTGAACAGCCGCTGGATGAGAGCCACACGCGGCTCTACTTCCTCAACCTGCGCAACTGGCTGCTCGATGAGAAGCACGACCAGCGGGTGGAGGACCTCACGCTGAATATCGTCCACGAGGACATGGCAGTCCTGCAAAACCTGAATCCCGTGCGCACGCCGGAGACCAACAACAAGGAAATCCTGCTGCCGGGTGACGGTGCGGTGCTGCGCTACCGGCAGCACCTGAAGGAGTGGCAGGCGCGTGGCTGGCGCATCGACATGCGTGCGCTGCGGGCACAACAGGGCGATGTCGCTTTCGCCATTCCCTCGCCAGCGCGCCGCGATTCGGGCAACTGGGTGCTTGATCCCGTACCGCTGATGCCCACCGAATAG
- a CDS encoding class I SAM-dependent methyltransferase — MNTAKLPRCKRTRTDTVSTHELKTFSATYDWAKTWRDLPWAHDQATLFLAELCVKRKPGRALDIGCGAGTDSVYLAERGWDVTALDFIPKALEFTQARAREAGVSVTPVEADITAWRADEPFDLVLDHGLLHNLDPLRHAAYRQTVLHALADDGDFILLHWHPLFPGQGNGKMGPRRVSREDIRDFFSPELQERFYAREEFEDLPDAVGGGMTQAYYWFRRNQAQQQPAVLLAQVQATLERHKVDAARLLADAGDSPVAARLAAPDLLSRLIGPGRLGISHEVLEPAEAGQRLREWSVQAGVDPHFVANLLQVFMSADHGDICGTLPKCPQCEVRFCKRLRYR, encoded by the coding sequence ATTAATACTGCTAAGCTTCCACGCTGCAAGCGCACAAGGACAGACACCGTGAGTACGCATGAACTGAAAACCTTTTCAGCCACCTACGACTGGGCAAAGACCTGGCGGGATCTGCCCTGGGCGCACGATCAGGCCACGCTGTTTCTTGCCGAGCTGTGCGTGAAGCGCAAACCAGGCCGCGCGCTCGACATCGGCTGCGGCGCGGGGACCGATTCCGTCTACCTGGCAGAGCGCGGCTGGGACGTCACGGCGCTCGATTTCATTCCCAAGGCACTGGAGTTCACGCAGGCGCGTGCCCGGGAAGCCGGTGTCAGCGTGACGCCGGTGGAGGCCGACATCACGGCATGGCGCGCGGATGAGCCCTTTGACCTGGTGCTCGATCATGGCCTGCTGCACAACCTCGATCCGCTGCGTCACGCCGCCTACCGGCAGACCGTGTTGCATGCGCTGGCAGACGACGGCGATTTCATCCTGCTGCACTGGCATCCGCTGTTCCCGGGTCAGGGCAACGGCAAGATGGGGCCGCGACGCGTGAGCCGCGAAGATATCCGGGATTTTTTTTCCCCGGAGCTGCAGGAACGTTTTTATGCCCGCGAGGAATTCGAGGACCTGCCCGACGCGGTTGGCGGCGGCATGACGCAGGCTTACTACTGGTTCCGGCGCAACCAGGCGCAGCAACAACCGGCGGTGCTGCTGGCGCAGGTGCAGGCGACCCTCGAACGTCACAAGGTCGATGCAGCGCGCCTCCTGGCCGACGCGGGCGATTCGCCCGTCGCCGCCCGGCTCGCTGCACCCGATCTCCTCAGCCGGCTGATCGGGCCGGGCCGGCTCGGTATCAGTCATGAGGTCCTGGAGCCGGCCGAGGCCGGGCAACGGCTGCGCGAATGGTCAGTTCAGGCGGGCGTGGATCCGCACTTCGTGGCGAACCTGCTGCAGGTGTTCATGTCGGCGGACCATGGCGACATCTGTGGAACCCTGCCGAAGTGCCCGCAGTGCGAAGTCCGCTTCTGCAAGCGCCTGCGCTATCGTTGA